The proteins below are encoded in one region of Podarcis raffonei isolate rPodRaf1 chromosome 6, rPodRaf1.pri, whole genome shotgun sequence:
- the COMMD7 gene encoding COMM domain-containing protein 7 isoform X1, with translation MGLLSFAREPVPETLSADLQQLNQLSAQQFSTLAEVVFRFLQEPKEVERFLVQLSEFATSNKLSPGPLKNIVKSLLLVPNGALKRGLSAEQVRADLITLGLSEEKASYFEEQWKEKSPTLSRLAVGQTLMVNQLVDMEWKFGVTAGSSELEKAGSIFLQLKLVVRKGNKVEPLYMELRLPQFYSFLHEMERMKTSLECLS, from the exons ATGGGGCTGCTGAGCTTTGCGCGCGAGCCGGTGCCGGAGACGCTGAGCGCAGACTTGCAGCAGCTGAACCAGCTGAGCGCCCAG CAATTCTCCACTCTCGCGGAAGTGGTTTTCCGATTTCTGCAGGAACCGAAAGAG GTTGAAAGGTTCCTAGTTCAGCTCTCTGAATTTGCCACCAGCAATAAGCTCAGCCCGGGCCCCTTGAAGAACATTGTTAAAAGCCTCCTGTTGGTGCCAAATG GTGCCCTAAAGAGAGGTCTGTCGGCAGAGCAGGTTAGAGCAGATCTTATCACCCTAG GGCTGAGCGAGGAGAAGGCCAGCTATTTCGAAGAGCAG TGGAAGGAGAAATCTCCCACCCTCTCCCGCCTGGCTGTGGGCCAGACCTTGATGGTTAACCAGCTCGTCGACATGGAGTGGAAATTTGGAG TTACAGCAGGAAGCAGCGAACTGGAGAAAGCCGGAAGCATCTTCCTGCAG CTGAAATTGGTGGTTAGGAAAGGAAACAAAGTGGAGCCTCTGTACATGG AGCTGAGGCTGCCTCAGTTTTACAGCTTCCTTCATGAGATGGAGAGGATGAAAACCAGCCTGGAATGCCTCAGCTGA
- the COMMD7 gene encoding COMM domain-containing protein 7 isoform X2 — protein MIMQFSTLAEVVFRFLQEPKEVERFLVQLSEFATSNKLSPGPLKNIVKSLLLVPNGALKRGLSAEQVRADLITLGLSEEKASYFEEQWKEKSPTLSRLAVGQTLMVNQLVDMEWKFGVTAGSSELEKAGSIFLQLKLVVRKGNKVEPLYMELRLPQFYSFLHEMERMKTSLECLS, from the exons ATGATTATG CAATTCTCCACTCTCGCGGAAGTGGTTTTCCGATTTCTGCAGGAACCGAAAGAG GTTGAAAGGTTCCTAGTTCAGCTCTCTGAATTTGCCACCAGCAATAAGCTCAGCCCGGGCCCCTTGAAGAACATTGTTAAAAGCCTCCTGTTGGTGCCAAATG GTGCCCTAAAGAGAGGTCTGTCGGCAGAGCAGGTTAGAGCAGATCTTATCACCCTAG GGCTGAGCGAGGAGAAGGCCAGCTATTTCGAAGAGCAG TGGAAGGAGAAATCTCCCACCCTCTCCCGCCTGGCTGTGGGCCAGACCTTGATGGTTAACCAGCTCGTCGACATGGAGTGGAAATTTGGAG TTACAGCAGGAAGCAGCGAACTGGAGAAAGCCGGAAGCATCTTCCTGCAG CTGAAATTGGTGGTTAGGAAAGGAAACAAAGTGGAGCCTCTGTACATGG AGCTGAGGCTGCCTCAGTTTTACAGCTTCCTTCATGAGATGGAGAGGATGAAAACCAGCCTGGAATGCCTCAGCTGA